The following are encoded in a window of Oncorhynchus mykiss isolate Arlee chromosome 31, USDA_OmykA_1.1, whole genome shotgun sequence genomic DNA:
- the LOC110504836 gene encoding hepatocyte cell adhesion molecule isoform X2 → MEAVLELLVISAGVSHGLETSCDAREDGSQCYGALGGTVYLQLVTDATRYDALSFWKGSTGAKTEILKMKKDKWVIKDTPIEDRVHFFINNGTLRLNNTRRNDSGEYLQETFNSAGRLSGIRGLQLFIEAPVSSPQLSSECLSHGEMKVSCSSEGDGPQYSWTLDGQTQRDTRASSDNETNTITLKKGLSGNLTCTIRNYISSDSISKRISPCPEPGVSVFVYFQLAEVFILLTVCLGSYCFYKKETYHHKEATDMVTTCNATQNLSQCSVVLNGTLDV, encoded by the exons ATGGAGGCTGTTTTAGAACTGTTGGTGATCTCAGCAGGAGTGTCTCATG GCTTGGAAACTTCCTGTGATGCTAGAGAAGATGGATCTCAGTGTTATGGAGCTCTGGGAGGAACTGTCTATCTCCAGCTGGTGACTGATGCCACGAGATATGATGCACTCTCATTTTGGAAAGGCTCAACCGGTGCTAAAACAGAGATACTGAAAATGAAGAAGGACAAATGGGTAATAAAAGACACCCCCATTGAAGACAGAGTACACTTCTTTATAAACAATGGGACATTGAGGTTAAATAACACAAGAAGGAATGATTCTGGTGAATACCTGCAAGAAACATTTAATTCAGCAGGGAGATTATCAGGGATCAGAGGACTACAACTGTTCATCGAAG CTCCAGTGTCCAGTCCTCAGCTGTCCTCTGAGTGTCTGTCTCATGGAGAGATGAAGGTGTCCTGCTCCTCTGAGGGGGATGGTCCCCAGTACAGCTGGACTCTGGATGGACAGACGCAGAGAGACACTAGGGCCTCTTCTGATAACGAGACAAACACCATCACTCTGAAGAAAGGCCTGTCAGGAAATCTCACCTGTACCATCAGAAACTACATCAGCAGTGATTCTATCAGCAAGAGAATCTCACCTTGTCCAG AACcaggagtcagtgtgtttgtttATTTCCAACTCGCTGAAGTCTTCATTCTTCTGACAGTCTGTCTGGGATCATACTGTTTCTACAAGAAGGAAACCTATCATCATAAAGAAG
- the LOC110504836 gene encoding hepatocyte cell adhesion molecule isoform X4, with the protein MEAVLELLVISAGVSHGLETSCDAREDGSQCYGALGGTVYLQLVTDATRYDALSFWKGSTGAKTEILKMKKDKWVIKDTPIEDRVHFFINNGTLRLNNTRRNDSGEYLQETFNSAGRLSGIRGLQLFIEAPVSSPQLSSECLSHGEMKVSCSSEGDGPQYSWTLDGQTQRDTRASSDNETNTITLKKGLSGNLTCTIRNYISSDSISKRISPCPEPGVSVFVYFQLAEVFILLTVCLGSYCFYKKETYHHKEECMQSQVDHGGTQMRVLMS; encoded by the exons ATGGAGGCTGTTTTAGAACTGTTGGTGATCTCAGCAGGAGTGTCTCATG GCTTGGAAACTTCCTGTGATGCTAGAGAAGATGGATCTCAGTGTTATGGAGCTCTGGGAGGAACTGTCTATCTCCAGCTGGTGACTGATGCCACGAGATATGATGCACTCTCATTTTGGAAAGGCTCAACCGGTGCTAAAACAGAGATACTGAAAATGAAGAAGGACAAATGGGTAATAAAAGACACCCCCATTGAAGACAGAGTACACTTCTTTATAAACAATGGGACATTGAGGTTAAATAACACAAGAAGGAATGATTCTGGTGAATACCTGCAAGAAACATTTAATTCAGCAGGGAGATTATCAGGGATCAGAGGACTACAACTGTTCATCGAAG CTCCAGTGTCCAGTCCTCAGCTGTCCTCTGAGTGTCTGTCTCATGGAGAGATGAAGGTGTCCTGCTCCTCTGAGGGGGATGGTCCCCAGTACAGCTGGACTCTGGATGGACAGACGCAGAGAGACACTAGGGCCTCTTCTGATAACGAGACAAACACCATCACTCTGAAGAAAGGCCTGTCAGGAAATCTCACCTGTACCATCAGAAACTACATCAGCAGTGATTCTATCAGCAAGAGAATCTCACCTTGTCCAG AACcaggagtcagtgtgtttgtttATTTCCAACTCGCTGAAGTCTTCATTCTTCTGACAGTCTGTCTGGGATCATACTGTTTCTACAAGAAGGAAACCTATCATCATAAAGAAG AGTGTATGCAGTCTCAGGTGGATCATGGTGGGACACAGATGAGGGTGTTAATGTCCTGA
- the LOC110504836 gene encoding hepatocyte cell adhesion molecule isoform X3 gives MEAVLELLVISAGVSHGLETSCDAREDGSQCYGALGGTVYLQLVTDATRYDALSFWKGSTGAKTEILKMKKDKWVIKDTPIEDRVHFFINNGTLRLNNTRRNDSGEYLQETFNSAGRLSGIRGLQLFIEAPVSSPQLSSECLSHGEMKVSCSSEGDGPQYSWTLDGQTQRDTRASSDNETNTITLKKGLSGNLTCTIRNYISSDSISKRISPCPEPGVSVFVYFQLAEVFILLTVCLGSYCFYKKETYHHKEAECMQSQVDHGGTQMRVLMS, from the exons ATGGAGGCTGTTTTAGAACTGTTGGTGATCTCAGCAGGAGTGTCTCATG GCTTGGAAACTTCCTGTGATGCTAGAGAAGATGGATCTCAGTGTTATGGAGCTCTGGGAGGAACTGTCTATCTCCAGCTGGTGACTGATGCCACGAGATATGATGCACTCTCATTTTGGAAAGGCTCAACCGGTGCTAAAACAGAGATACTGAAAATGAAGAAGGACAAATGGGTAATAAAAGACACCCCCATTGAAGACAGAGTACACTTCTTTATAAACAATGGGACATTGAGGTTAAATAACACAAGAAGGAATGATTCTGGTGAATACCTGCAAGAAACATTTAATTCAGCAGGGAGATTATCAGGGATCAGAGGACTACAACTGTTCATCGAAG CTCCAGTGTCCAGTCCTCAGCTGTCCTCTGAGTGTCTGTCTCATGGAGAGATGAAGGTGTCCTGCTCCTCTGAGGGGGATGGTCCCCAGTACAGCTGGACTCTGGATGGACAGACGCAGAGAGACACTAGGGCCTCTTCTGATAACGAGACAAACACCATCACTCTGAAGAAAGGCCTGTCAGGAAATCTCACCTGTACCATCAGAAACTACATCAGCAGTGATTCTATCAGCAAGAGAATCTCACCTTGTCCAG AACcaggagtcagtgtgtttgtttATTTCCAACTCGCTGAAGTCTTCATTCTTCTGACAGTCTGTCTGGGATCATACTGTTTCTACAAGAAGGAAACCTATCATCATAAAGAAG CAGAGTGTATGCAGTCTCAGGTGGATCATGGTGGGACACAGATGAGGGTGTTAATGTCCTGA
- the LOC110504836 gene encoding hepatocyte cell adhesion molecule isoform X5, producing MWGLETSCDAREDGSQCYGALGGTVYLQLVTDATRYDALSFWKGSTGAKTEILKMKKDKWVIKDTPIEDRVHFFINNGTLRLNNTRRNDSGEYLQETFNSAGRLSGIRGLQLFIEAPVSSPQLSSECLSHGEMKVSCSSEGDGPQYSWTLDGQTQRDTRASSDNETNTITLKKGLSGNLTCTIRNYISSDSISKRISPCPEPGVSVFVYFQLAEVFILLTVCLGSYCFYKKETYHHKEVSRVYAVSGGSWWDTDEGVNVLRGAMETN from the exons ATGTGGG GCTTGGAAACTTCCTGTGATGCTAGAGAAGATGGATCTCAGTGTTATGGAGCTCTGGGAGGAACTGTCTATCTCCAGCTGGTGACTGATGCCACGAGATATGATGCACTCTCATTTTGGAAAGGCTCAACCGGTGCTAAAACAGAGATACTGAAAATGAAGAAGGACAAATGGGTAATAAAAGACACCCCCATTGAAGACAGAGTACACTTCTTTATAAACAATGGGACATTGAGGTTAAATAACACAAGAAGGAATGATTCTGGTGAATACCTGCAAGAAACATTTAATTCAGCAGGGAGATTATCAGGGATCAGAGGACTACAACTGTTCATCGAAG CTCCAGTGTCCAGTCCTCAGCTGTCCTCTGAGTGTCTGTCTCATGGAGAGATGAAGGTGTCCTGCTCCTCTGAGGGGGATGGTCCCCAGTACAGCTGGACTCTGGATGGACAGACGCAGAGAGACACTAGGGCCTCTTCTGATAACGAGACAAACACCATCACTCTGAAGAAAGGCCTGTCAGGAAATCTCACCTGTACCATCAGAAACTACATCAGCAGTGATTCTATCAGCAAGAGAATCTCACCTTGTCCAG AACcaggagtcagtgtgtttgtttATTTCCAACTCGCTGAAGTCTTCATTCTTCTGACAGTCTGTCTGGGATCATACTGTTTCTACAAGAAGGAAACCTATCATCATAAAGAAG TAAGCAGAGTGTATGCAGTCTCAGGTGGATCATGGTGGGACACAGATGAGGGTGTTAATGTCCTGAGAGGTGCTATGGAGACCAACTAG
- the LOC110504836 gene encoding hepatocyte cell adhesion molecule isoform X1, translated as MEAVLELLVISAGVSHGLETSCDAREDGSQCYGALGGTVYLQLVTDATRYDALSFWKGSTGAKTEILKMKKDKWVIKDTPIEDRVHFFINNGTLRLNNTRRNDSGEYLQETFNSAGRLSGIRGLQLFIEAPVSSPQLSSECLSHGEMKVSCSSEGDGPQYSWTLDGQTQRDTRASSDNETNTITLKKGLSGNLTCTIRNYISSDSISKRISPCPEPGVSVFVYFQLAEVFILLTVCLGSYCFYKKETYHHKEVSRVYAVSGGSWWDTDEGVNVLRGAMETN; from the exons ATGGAGGCTGTTTTAGAACTGTTGGTGATCTCAGCAGGAGTGTCTCATG GCTTGGAAACTTCCTGTGATGCTAGAGAAGATGGATCTCAGTGTTATGGAGCTCTGGGAGGAACTGTCTATCTCCAGCTGGTGACTGATGCCACGAGATATGATGCACTCTCATTTTGGAAAGGCTCAACCGGTGCTAAAACAGAGATACTGAAAATGAAGAAGGACAAATGGGTAATAAAAGACACCCCCATTGAAGACAGAGTACACTTCTTTATAAACAATGGGACATTGAGGTTAAATAACACAAGAAGGAATGATTCTGGTGAATACCTGCAAGAAACATTTAATTCAGCAGGGAGATTATCAGGGATCAGAGGACTACAACTGTTCATCGAAG CTCCAGTGTCCAGTCCTCAGCTGTCCTCTGAGTGTCTGTCTCATGGAGAGATGAAGGTGTCCTGCTCCTCTGAGGGGGATGGTCCCCAGTACAGCTGGACTCTGGATGGACAGACGCAGAGAGACACTAGGGCCTCTTCTGATAACGAGACAAACACCATCACTCTGAAGAAAGGCCTGTCAGGAAATCTCACCTGTACCATCAGAAACTACATCAGCAGTGATTCTATCAGCAAGAGAATCTCACCTTGTCCAG AACcaggagtcagtgtgtttgtttATTTCCAACTCGCTGAAGTCTTCATTCTTCTGACAGTCTGTCTGGGATCATACTGTTTCTACAAGAAGGAAACCTATCATCATAAAGAAG TAAGCAGAGTGTATGCAGTCTCAGGTGGATCATGGTGGGACACAGATGAGGGTGTTAATGTCCTGAGAGGTGCTATGGAGACCAACTAG